Part of the Primulina huaijiensis isolate GDHJ02 chromosome 15, ASM1229523v2, whole genome shotgun sequence genome is shown below.
CATCCACTCGATAATGGATGAATAAACACTTGCTGAGGTGATAAGCTTACTGATTGTTTCAGTCACCTTTTGACTTCTCATCCCAATCATATATAAACTGGTAGAAAATAAGAAATCTTGTCAGATTTCATGTGGTTGAAATATTTAATCGAAGATGATACTCTTCAGATGCATTACATCTGTCactttttggttttattgtgtAGAGTGACAGTAATCTCTCACTTGGTATATGCCGCTTTATTTTTGGATATTTCTAATAAATCTTCCCTACTTGTCCCATTTCTCAACTTTTTCATATTGACAGGTTGAAGCTCTAGCAGTTCAATTGACTCAGAGGGAAGGAGAGCTAATTCAAGAGAAAGCGGAAGTTAAAAAGCTTGCGACTTTTCTGAAGCAGGTAAAACTAATATCTGTGGATTTCttccaaaaaaagaaaaaaactaatatatttGGTATCTTAAAAAATGGTACTGCTACATATGTTTTTTCCATGGCACGTCTTTCTTTTTCCTCTCCCAAATCCTTGGCATGAAAAACGAAAATTGAATTTCACGTTATCTTGGACAAACTTCATATTAGTGATGATATAGAGCCTATCTTCagtttttttaattagtttagtatttttgtttttactgTAGTTATCATCATCCGATGTTGTTGCGACATTTACAATGTACAATTAATATATTactatttttgtttttactATAGTTGTCACCATTCAATGTTGTTGCGATATTTACAAAgtaaaagtaatatatttttatcagttTGGTTTATATATTCTTCCTAATATGCAAATTTTGTTTTGTTGCAAAATAACGATGTGGTCTATTGCCATCTCAAAACTATGTCGCAGTTAGACCATATTGGTCATTGGCTCATTGTTATTCTTTTAATTTCCTTTACTTTTATATTCAGGCTATTTGCATCCAATATCTTTCTTGTACTACTGTTTTTACCTAATGTTATCTTTGGCGATTTGCTGTCTCTTCCCTCACTCACTGCTAAAAGTATCTTTTATTAAAGTCCGATGCACGTAGGAAGATATTGATAACAATATTAAAAGAgacaattttattaatatttattgtcTAAAAATGTGATCCACTCTCACGTGTATTTATGCATGTGATTTGAATGTTGTATTATATGGGGTAAAGGTTTTTGTGTCATCTTTCTTGTTCACttcctaaaaaaatttatcaacagGCTTCAGAAGATGCTAAAAAACTCGTGGATGAAGAAAGATCTTTTGCCAAAGCTGAAATTGAGAATGCAAGAGCAGCAGTCCAGAGAGTGGAAGAAGCTCTTCAGGAACATGAACGCATGTCACGAGCGTCAGGAAAGCAGGTCCAATTGAACTTCTTCTGTTTATGTCCATCTCCATGTGGCTGTGTTTATCTACTCCTTGATCTTACTGTTTTAGCATTCATTTGAGTTTGAGATCTATATGTTCATGTACTAATATATAAGATAGTCTTCCCGctgttttcctttttatttatttcttgttAGTTCAATGCATACATGTGATTATTTGGAAAATACCTTTTATGCCATGAAACAATTTGCATATCCCATGTTTCAAGAATTTACAGTGTTAATGCTGGTCAGTTTGTGCATAGTTTTGCTGTATAGGTTGACCTGCCGCTTTAGTTTCTATTATCAGGACGTGGAAGAATTGATGAAGGAGGTGCAAGAGGCTAGGAGAATCAAAATGTTGCATCAGCCTAGTAGGGTAATAATATACACATGCCACATTTTATTCTAAGATAAAGCCATCATATATTTGGCCCACTCTTGTAGAGGTGTCATTGGttgattctttttttattactaCGGGAAACATTAAAACTATGACGGTATTATGGTTAATCTTctaaaatttatacctttaaATCATTATATGTGGAATCTAAAATTTTCCCGCATTCATCTCATGTGTATCATAAGACACATTGCTTTTGCAGGTCATGGACATGGAACACGAGCTTCAAGCATTGAGAGTTCAACTTTTACAAAAGGCAAAGCACTCACTACAGCTCCAGAAGGAGGTCCTCTCTTGTTCTGCACGTATTTTCACCTTTCATTTATGTTTTGTTCTTGGTATACTTTTTTATTCTCCGATAAATTTGCTACCAGTATCTCATATGGTAAGTTATAAAAATACTGCGATTGAAAACTGGCTGTGCATTCTGTTGCGGTTTAATTTTATAAGTAACAGAAATCACTGTTCATGTGAATGTCTTCAGATGTTTAGGCAAAATttacctttttttaaaattaatattgttCTTAAAATGGCATACAAACATTGCACCTTGATGGAAAATAATCAAATTGGATAAATCCAACTTTGGCCTGTGATTAATGAAAACCATTTAAGATCTTTATACTAGGATAAGGACAAATTTTATGGTGTTCCTTTTGCCTGAGTAAAATGCATAAAAGATCAGATCGGGGTCATGATTAATTTCTGAAATATTCTGATTAACTATAACTATAATGACTGAGAGATGCAAAGTCATCATCTGCATATTAACAAATGGTGTTTGACATTCTTTTGAAGATATTCTATTTGTCTTGGTTGTTTGTTTCCGCACTCATTGATAGACATTCACTAATGGTAATAGATACAAAAGCTTATTAACTCTTTTCTTGCTTGAATATTCTCAGCTAGCAGCTAGTAAGAAGGGCGATAAAAATGCAGCCCATTTGTATGATATAGATGGTATTGAGACACTGGGTTCATATTTACGGATGTATCCATGTTCTGAAAGTGTTCCTGAACTTTCAGAATGTTCAATACAGTGGTATCGTTCAACAGCAGAGGGTGACAAGAGGGAGCTTATATCAGGTATCTACTTTGCCACAAGTGATTGAACTTTTGTAGTTAAACAGGCATGTACACGAACTAATACGTCGCATTTTCTTCACTTGAACTTTTGTAGTTAAACACGCATGTACATGAACTAATACGTCGCATTTTCTTGTAAAAAATGCATCACTCTTTATTCTTACAGTTtttatagttttgatgttaacaatGCTTTTCTGAACTCAGGTGCCACCAAATCTGTATATGCTCCAGAGCCCTTTGACGTTGGAAGAATACTGCAAGCTGATATTTTCATTGATGGTCAGACAGTAACTGTAATGACTTCTGCTCCTGTAGATCCTGGTCTGTTAACTTGTACCTATTCACTCTTAAATTTAGTTTCGACTCGGTTTCTCTCGTTAAAACATGGAATCGGTTCTTCTTATCCAGCTGCAGGATTGGGAAACTATGTGGAAGCATTGGTTCGAAGGCACGACACTGAGTTCAATGTACGCATTTGTTGTCAACTATACAAGTGTTAGCTgttatgtgattttttttatccataGAATCTTGTTCTGCTCCAATGTGAACACGACACAAAGggaattttcttgtattttattGCATTACACGCCCCCACTTGTGTTCGAATAAATGCTTTTCAGGTTGTCATAATCCAGACAAATGGAGCAGATAATCCATCACAGTCTATCCACGTACTTCATATCGGAAAGATGAGAATAAAACTTCGCAAAGGGAAAACTACTATGGCCAAGGAGTATTATTCCAATTCAATGCAGGTACTCGACCCAACTCAAGAAAGCATGTGTGTATAATATTCACATACAGTTCTCTTCCAACAGAAACAACTTGTACACATTTGTTGAATATGTGAAGGgattaaaaaccaaataaaaagaGAGTAATACTAATGTCGAACACTATACGCTTCCCAGTCGTAGACAGGCTTGCACAAATTTGTCTTAGATCTGGGTGGTAACAATTGCTCTTACCGTGTTGTGTGGTTGCTATGTGGCACATCAATTAAACATGGTGCTTGTTCTGCTTTATGGTTTAGAAGATTTGAGCTGGGATCAAAACAAACATTTGGTCATACACTTGGTTTTAGCCCCATAGTAAGAAGGAAGAAGTATTCTACTGCCATGGCATgttattgttatatgttcacCTTCATTCGAATAATAACATGGACAGTTTGGAACAGTTGatgataaaaaatttctttttgtcTTCAGCTTTGTGGAGTAAGAGGTGGCGGAAACGCTGCAGCTCAGGCAGCATACTGGCAGGCCAAGTCAGGGCTGTCCTTCGTATTAGCATTTGAATCAGATCGAGAAAGAAACGCAGCTATCATGCTTGCAAGAAGATTTGCGTTCGACTGTAATGTAAGTATAAAAATTCTTGACAATTGGATTCAAAACAAGATTCTTCTTCTCTTACATTCGGGTTTTGTCTGCACGAAAAGTAGCGCGAAACTGAAAGCGAAACTGAAATATACGGGTAATGTTCTTTTTTCCCAGATTATGTTAGCTGGACCAGACGACAGATCGGCTGCCGGAAAATGACAATACCCTTCTTGTATACAAAAACTCAACTGCAATACTTGCTAGTGTTGATTGTATTATCACATTACGTTTCTTGAATGTGATCTTGTGTCAGTTGCTAGGCCTGTTTTTCCAGTTGCCTTGATCcgtttttttccttcttttttgttttcaatcCGAAATTGTTTTAGTTtgcatggttttttttttcttttaaaggcTGATC
Proteins encoded:
- the LOC140959561 gene encoding stomatal closure-related actin-binding protein 1-like isoform X2, which gives rise to MTRFGREFSYTMHKEAISPVSADVVFASTRFPKYKIGANNQIVEVKEDSNVLSMKEMVARETALLLEQQKRLSVRDLASKFEKGLAAAAKLSDEARLKEAASLEKHVLLKKLRDALEALRGRVTGKNNDDVVEAILMVEALAVQLTQREGELIQEKAEVKKLATFLKQASEDAKKLVDEERSFAKAEIENARAAVQRVEEALQEHERMSRASGKQDVEELMKEVQEARRIKMLHQPSRVMDMEHELQALRVQLLQKAKHSLQLQKELAASKKGDKNAAHLYDIDGIETLGSYLRMYPCSESVPELSECSIQWYRSTAEGDKRELISGATKSVYAPEPFDVGRILQADIFIDGQTVTVMTSAPVDPAAGLGNYVEALVRRHDTEFNVVIIQTNGADNPSQSIHVLHIGKMRIKLRKGKTTMAKEYYSNSMQLCGVRGGGNAAAQAAYWQAKSGLSFVLAFESDRERNAAIMLARRFAFDCNIMLAGPDDRSAAGK
- the LOC140959561 gene encoding stomatal closure-related actin-binding protein 1-like isoform X1, whose amino-acid sequence is MLDCSNGMPKISQKRQQIDAENLIMTRFGREFSYTMHKEAISPVSADVVFASTRFPKYKIGANNQIVEVKEDSNVLSMKEMVARETALLLEQQKRLSVRDLASKFEKGLAAAAKLSDEARLKEAASLEKHVLLKKLRDALEALRGRVTGKNNDDVVEAILMVEALAVQLTQREGELIQEKAEVKKLATFLKQASEDAKKLVDEERSFAKAEIENARAAVQRVEEALQEHERMSRASGKQDVEELMKEVQEARRIKMLHQPSRVMDMEHELQALRVQLLQKAKHSLQLQKELAASKKGDKNAAHLYDIDGIETLGSYLRMYPCSESVPELSECSIQWYRSTAEGDKRELISGATKSVYAPEPFDVGRILQADIFIDGQTVTVMTSAPVDPAAGLGNYVEALVRRHDTEFNVVIIQTNGADNPSQSIHVLHIGKMRIKLRKGKTTMAKEYYSNSMQLCGVRGGGNAAAQAAYWQAKSGLSFVLAFESDRERNAAIMLARRFAFDCNIMLAGPDDRSAAGK